In Choloepus didactylus isolate mChoDid1 chromosome 6, mChoDid1.pri, whole genome shotgun sequence, one DNA window encodes the following:
- the MS4A10 gene encoding membrane-spanning 4-domains subfamily A member 10 encodes MAAEANGASADIPGSRAGGVLPSLPLDPTQLGQTSSLQKGTDPGFLPPDWHQKGPQKRSGLLKQLGAFHVVVALLHLILGAYLLSAVKDLHLVALRSWYPFWGAASFLISGILAIALETFSKSYLRALCLTMNLISFFCVLCGFYVIIKDLFLESPFESPIWRTYPSPMVHIQRLELALLCFTSLELFLPWSTAIMAWKSKHLPVEEDDLSLIPDPPFVLSGLSTPPPSYEKAIQDDEKDEPKQR; translated from the exons ATGGCCGCAGAAGCCAATGGAGCATCGGCAGATATTCCCGGCTCCAGAGCTGGGGGTGTCCTGCCATCGCTGCCCCTGGACCCAACCCAGCTTGGCCAGACAAGTTCACTCCAGAAAGGGACCGACCCGGGGTTCCTGCCTCCAGACTGGCACCAGAAAGGGCCCCAGAAGAGAAGCGGCCTCCTCAAGCAGCTGGGC GCCTTCCATGTGGTCGTTGCTCTGCTGCACTTGATCCTTGGGGCGTACCTGCTCTCAGCTGTCAAGGACCTGCACCTGGTAGCACTGAGGTCTTGGTATCCATTCTGGGGAGCTGCCTCT TTCCTCATTTCTGGGATCTTGGCGATAGCATTGGAGACATTTTCCAAATCGTATCTG agAGCATTGTGCCTCACAATGAACCTCATCAGCTTCTTTTGCGTGCTGTGCGGCTTCTACGTCATTATCAAGGATCTCTTTCTGGAGAGTCCATTTGAGTCCCCAATCTGGAGAACTTACCCCAGCCCCATG GTCCACATCCAGAGGCTGGAGCTGGCCCTGCTGTGCTTCACCTCCCTGGAGCTCTTCCTGCCGTGGTCCACTGCCATCATGGCCTGGAAGAGCAAGCACCTGCCTGTGGAG GAGGATGACTTGTCCCTTATTCCTGACCCTCCGTTTGTGCTCAGTGGTCTGTCGACACCTCCACCATCCTACGAGAAAGCAATTCAAGACGATGAGAAAGATGAGCCAAAGCAGAG GTAA